In Tursiops truncatus isolate mTurTru1 chromosome X, mTurTru1.mat.Y, whole genome shotgun sequence, the following proteins share a genomic window:
- the LOC117310398 gene encoding paraneoplastic antigen Ma6F-like: MAGPTGGATAAPEEAVVTAAGAMGEAGPGTQQWRQASQPVLDSMGYQELGTFSGMEEPGHGEGSSESWLEQASHTLHLWRHVSERERRRRLVESLRGPALDLLRGLLAEDPELAAQDCLAALVQVFGNKDPRGSARLKFVTCAQRPQETLSAYVMRLEGLLQSALEKGAIHPAMADQARARQVLTRARLNDTLRDTLRRRRLMRRPPGFAGMLRLIQKTEAWDADPASREHFPGQEEARVDVAVLAAAAQAAPAHEAITAGTTAHGTKASPAGEDSTAQAARSKEGSAEDHPARDEASAAVAGTAKAGEAAPEDHGAARAAPGPGETSNASTATQEDGSAAAPAGLGQAGPSDAPGVPMPGRMGSASPVAPGGPGWEPEGLAQAEGQEAEETPEEGLKPIPEEPGNEDGAAEMSPPGCTSGQ, from the coding sequence ATGGCAGGACCCACGGGCGGGGCAACGGCTGCGCCTGAGGAAGCAGTTGTGACAGCGGCAGGCGCCATGGGTGAGGCAGGGCCCGGGACCCAGCAGTGGAGGCAGGCCTCGCAGCCCGTGCTGGACAGCATGGGCTACCAGGAGCTGGGAACCTTCTCTGGGATGGAAGAGCCGGGCCACGGGGAAGGGTCCTCTGAGAGCTGGCTGGAGCAGGCCAGCCACACGCTGCACCTGTGGCGCCACGTGtctgagagggagaggaggaggaggctggtgGAGAGCTTGCGCGGCCCCGCGCTGGACCTCCTGCGCGGCCTCCTGGCGGAAGATCCCGAGCTGGCTGCCCAGGACTGCCTGGCCGCGCTGGTGCAGGTGTTTGGGAACAAGGACCCCCGGGGGAGTGCTCGGCTGAAGTTCGTGACCTGTGCCCAGCGGCCCCAGGAGACTCTCTCTGCGTACGTGATGCGCCTGGAAGGCCTGCTGCAGTCGGCCCTGGAGAAGGGGGCCATCCACCCGGCCATGGCGGACCAGGCGCGCGCCCGGCAGGTGCTGACGCGGGCCCGGCTGAACGACACGCTCCGGGACACGCTGAGGAGGAGGCGGCTGATGAGGAGGCCTCCCGGCTTTGCGGGGATGCTGCGGCTCATCCAGAAGACCGAGGCCTGGGACGCCGACCCGGCTAGCAGGGAGCACTtcccagggcaggaagaggcCCGTGTGGACGTTGCAGTCCTGGCAGCAGCCGCCCAGGCCGCCCCGGCCCATGAGGCCATCACCGCAGGCACCACTGCACATGGCACCAAGGCCTCCCCGGCCGGTGAAGATAGCACCGCCCAGGCCGCCCGTTCCAAGGAAGGGAGCGCCGAGGACCACCCGGCACGTGACGAGGCCAGTGCGGCAGTTGCCGGCACTGCCAAGGCTGGCGAGGCGGCCCCTGAAGACCATGGTGCCgccagggcagcccctggccctggggagACCAGCAACGCGTCCACAGCCACTCAGGAAGATGGAAGTGCTGCCGCCCCTGCGGGCCTAGGTCAGGCAGGACCCTCAGATGCCCCCGGAGTCCCCATGCCTGGCCGGATGGGCAGTGCTTCCCCGGTGGCCCCAGGAGGTCCTGGCTGGGAGCCAGAGGGCCTCGCCCAGGCAGAAGGCCAGGAGGCCGAGGAGACCCCCGAGGAGGGGCTCAAGCCCATCCCAGAAGAGCCGGGAAATGAGGACGGGGCTGCAGAGATGAGCCCCCCGGGGTGCACCTCAGGCCAGTAG